In Harpia harpyja isolate bHarHar1 chromosome Z, bHarHar1 primary haplotype, whole genome shotgun sequence, a single window of DNA contains:
- the LOC128136672 gene encoding LOW QUALITY PROTEIN: E3 ubiquitin-protein ligase Topors-like (The sequence of the model RefSeq protein was modified relative to this genomic sequence to represent the inferred CDS: inserted 4 bases in 3 codons; deleted 1 base in 1 codon; substituted 1 base at 1 genomic stop codon), with translation MLAIQITASRASVSVLSRSGQKPKQNACSASSLCFIFHRIHDEDEFKEYLLRPSENGSFVSPDGWRFPYHNTRTWEHHTSAEFFSLALSPFKLKAYDQHAKYDSPVPLCDGKSCSDSSIITISPYEADSQELDHSSSXTDIDQSPLGDETPGLSCSISEEEVHATISSPLEVSESSVEDFLXKELNSKLSYRLMLTYLNDSEYSLDNCVIAGHVKPLAERTQELFELSLDNEESVREEKREDVKKQQPTQCHSCSXHKPIRSCLPYSFIYSQNIGRCKTAXSPAVKKKDDKNKCKVKDLSPQDFI, from the exons ATGTTGGCTATCCAGATAACTGCTTCCAgagcttctgtttctgttttgtccAGGAGTGgtcaaaaaccaaagcagaatgCCTGCTCTGCAAGCagtctctgttttattttccacagaattCATGATGAAGATGAATTTAAGGAGTACCTACTCAGACCTTCAGAAAATGGCTCTTTTGTCAGCCCTGATGGCTGGAGATTTCCTTACCATAACACCCGAACATGGGAACACCATACTTCAGCTGAATTCTTCAGTCTTGCCCTATCTCCTTTTAAGTTAAAAGCATATGATCAGCATGCCAAATATGACTCTCCTGTTCCACTGTGTGATGGAAAGAGCTGTTCAGACTCATCAATTATTACAATATCTCCATATGAGGCAGATTCTCAAGAACTAGATCACAGTTCATC GACTGATATTGATCAATCCCCCTTGGGTGATGAAACTCCAGGGCTATCATGTTCCATTTCAGAAGAA GAGGTTCATGCAACAATAAGTTCTCCTCTAGAGGTTTCAGAGAGTTCTGTTGAGGACTTTCTGTGAAAAGAACTAAACAGTAAACTCAGTTATAGGCTAATGCTGACTTACTTAAATGACAGTGAATATTCTTTGGACAATTGTGTTATTGCTGGGCATGTTAAGCCATTAGCTGAGAGGACACAAGAACTATTTGAGCTGTCCTTGGACAATGAGGAGTCagtcagggaagagaaaagggaagatgtGAAGAAACAGCAGCCAACTCAGTGTCACAGCTGTA CACATAAGCCAATCAGAAGTTGTTTGCCATACTCATTCATATATTCACAGAATATAGGTAGGTGTAAAACTG CATCCCCTGCAGtcaagaagaaagatgataagAACAAATGTAAAGTAAAAGATCTATCTCCACAGGACTTCATCTGA